The following nucleotide sequence is from Lysobacterales bacterium.
TACCCTTTGCCATGACTGCCTCTTGCTGACGTTAGCTTGTGTAGTGGCGCTCTCGGGGAGCCTGCACACGGATGTACGGGCCGTTGCGGGGGATCCGCGAATCTGGTGCCCACGAATGGAATCGAACCATCGACCTCTTCCTTACCAAGGAAGTGCTCTACCGACTGAGCTACGTGGGCAAGTTTTCAATGTGTCGTGCGGCAGGGTCGCAATGGAGCGGGAGACGGGAATCGAACCCGCACCATCAGCTTGGAAGGCTGAGGTTCTACCATTGAACTACTCCCGCTACGACGGGTTCCTGGTGGAGGGAGGTGGATTCGAACCACCGAAGGCGTAAGCCAGCAGATTTACAGTCTGCCCCCGTTGGCCGCTTGGGTATCCCTCCATTGGGAGCCGCGCATTCTCGCCGCAAGCGCCGGGCCATGTCAACGCCCGCCCCGGGCGCGGCTGGCGGACCGCGTCCGCCGCACTGGCCGCGGGCCGGCGCGATTGGCGATAATCCGCGGCCCGCCCGCGCCAGCCCGCCCCCCGACCCGACCCTGATGACGTCCCTCGCCGCCCAGACCGTCCGCTGGGGTCCGGATGCCGCCGCCCTGGCCCCGGGCGAGCTGGCCTGGCCCGACCTGGACCCGCCCGGGCGGACGGGCGACTGGCAACCCCTGCTCGAGCGGCTCGCCGCCCTGCCCGGCGACCGTCCGGTGCTGTTGCTGCGGGCCGGCGTCGTGCTGCCGGCAGCGGCCGTTCGCCGACTGGCCCTGTCCGGCGCCGCGATCGCGGCGGCCGCGGGCGGCGAGGCCGGGCATTCCCCGCTGCCACCGGGCACCTTGCTGCCCGCCCCCCTGCCCGTGGCGGAACTGGATCGCGCGCTGGCCTGGCTGGGGCGGGGGCGCACGGTCGCCCTGGCCGAGCCCGCCCTCGCAGCGGCCCTGTGGCAGGCCGGCGCCGCGACCCGGCTGCTCGCCTCGGGCTGGCAGCCAGGCGAGCCGCTGCCGGACGGACTGGACTGCCGGCTGGTCGACAACGCCCTGGCCCTGGATCCCGACCGGGACCTGGCCGGAACCCCGGCCTGGCAACACAACGTCGTGCCGCCCCCCGCCGACGCCCTGGATTCCGTCCGGGCCGGATGGCCGCTCACGCACGAGCGCCAGGCGCGCCTGCCGGACGTCCCCGCGGCGCCGGTTGCCGGTGTCGATCCGGTACCGGTTGTCCTGCATCTGTCGCATGGCTGGGGCGGCGGCACCGCACGCTTCATCACCGATCTCGCCCGGGCCGACACCTCCCGCGCCCACCTGTTGCTGGAGGCTCACGGGGCCACCACGCGCGCGCAGTACGGCGAGTGGCTGGAGCTGCGACCGGCCGCGGCGCCCGACCTGCTACTGGAACGCTTCGACCTGGCGCCCCCGATTGCCGCCAGCGTGGATGGCCATGCCCTGCACGCCCAGGCCCTGGCCGCGGTGCGTGAGCGCTGGCCGGTCTCGGCGCTGGTCGTGTCGTCGCTGATCGGCCACGCCCTGGCCGCGCTGGAATGCGGCCTGCCCTGCCTGGTGGTCTGCCACGACTACTATCCGCTCTGGCCCGAGCTGCACTGCGATTTCGGCGACCCGGCGCGGCGCTTCGACCGTGCGGAACTTGAGCGGGACCTGGCCCTGGCGCCACCGACCCTGTTCGGCGGCCGCGACGCCGGCCGCTGGTGGGCGCTGCGCGAGGCATTCGTGGCCCGGCTGCTGGCGGCGCGACCGACTCTGGTCACGCCCACCGCCCAGGTCCGTGACAACTGGCTGCGCATCGAACCGCGGCTTGCGGCGCTGCAGTGGCAGGTCGTGGCGCACGGCCTCGCGCCCTGGTCGCGGCCGGTCGCCATGCCGGTGCCGGATCGGCATGACGACCGGCCGCTGCGGGTACTGGTGCCGGGCCGGATCTCCGGCGGCAAGGGCATCGCCCTGCTCGCGCCGTTGGCGCGCAGCCTGCCGGACGGTGTCGAGCTGGTGCTGGTGGGCGCCGGCACCACCGGTGCCGAGCTGCTCGGCCTGTCCCGCGTCCACCTGCTGTGCGACTACCCACGCGACGAACTGCCGACGCTGGTGGCGAGCCTGGCGCCCGACCTCGCCCTGCTTCCCGCCACCGTGGCGGAGACCTTCGGTTACCTGCTGAGCGAACTGCGCGACCTCGGCGTACCGGTCCTGGCGACCGCCATTGGCGCCTACCGGGAACGCATCGACGATGGCGTGGACGGCCTGCTGGCCGAACCGGAGGCCGGCGCCCTGGCGCGCCGGCTGGCCGCGCTGCGCGACGACCGCACGGTCCTCGACCGCGTGCGCGCCCGGCTGGCCGCGCTGCCCAGCCGCAGTGCCGGGGCGATGGCCGCCGACTACGCGGCGCTGCTGCCGCCGGCACCGCCAGCGAGCCGGACCGGCAGACTTCCCGACCAGCTCGGCCTGGCCCGCCTGGACCAGCTCAACCGCCGCGCGCTGGAGGCCGAGGCGACCCGGGAATTCCTCTGCAACCGCCTGGCCGAACAGGCCGCCGAACTGGAACGGCGGGCGAGCTGGGGCTTCGCCCTCGACCGCCAGGTCCGCGCCCAGGCCGCCGTGATCGCCCAGCACGAGGCAAGCAGCGTCAACACCCGGCTGCGCGCCGAGGTCGACCAGCTGCTGGCCGACCGGGCCGTGCTGCAGGCCCGATCCGACGAGCTGGAGCGCGTCCACCGCAGCCGCTCCTGGCGCCTGATGGGACCGGCCCGGCGACTGGCCCGCCTGCTGCGCACCTCCGCCGACCGCCTGGCCTACCGGCTGCTGCGACTGCGCGGCCTGCTGCGCCGCGCCCGCCTGAGCCTGTCGACACGGGGACTGGGCGGCAGCCTGCGCCACATTCGACAGCGCCGGCGTGGTCCCGGCGCCGGTTCCTCGTCGGCGTGGGTCGTGCCGGTACCGGTCAGCGCCATCCCGCCGGCACGGCTGCCCACCTCGACGCAGCCCGAGGTGAGCATCGTCATCCCGGTGCACGGCAAGCTGCCCTACACCTGCGCCTGCCTGGCCTCCCTGGTCCGGCATGCCGGGCTGACACCGTTCGAGGCGATCGTCGTGGACGACGCCTCGCCCGACGACAGCGCGGCGGTGCTGGCGCAGGTCGAGGGTCTGCGCCTGCTCCGCAACGCCAGCAACCTGGGCTTCGTGGGCAGCTGCAACGCGGGCGCCGCCGCCGCGCGGGGCCGCTGGCTGCTCTTCCTCAACAACGACACCACGGTCACGGAAGGCTGGCTGGAGGCGCTGCTGGCGACCTTCGACGAGTTCCCGGAAGCCGGCCTGGTCGGCGCCCGCCTGGTCTATCCCGACGGTCGCCTGCAGGAATCCGGCGGCCTGGTGTTCGCCGACGGCTCGGGCTGGAACTACGGCCGCTTCGGCGATCCGTCGGACCCCCGCTACGCCTGGGCGCGCGCCACCGACTACTGTTCCGGCGCCGCGATCGTGATCGCCAGGGCGCTGTTCGAGCGGCTCGGCGGCTTCGACCAGCGCTATTCGCCGGCCTACTACGAGGACACCGACCTGGCCTTCAAGGTGCGCGACGCCGGCCGGGACGTGGTCGTCCAGCCCGCCGCGACGGTGGTGCACCACGAGGGCGTCACCGCCGGCACCGACACCGGCAGCGGCATAAAGCGGCACCAGGTGGTCAACCAGGCCACCTTCGCCGAACGCTGGCGCGACGCCCTGGCCCGACAACCCGCGCCCGGCTGCGATGTCGACGACCTGGTCCGGCGCGCCCCCCGCGGCCGCGTCCTGGTGGTCGACGCGACCACCCCCGAGCCCGACCAGGATTCCGGGTCGGTGCGCCTGGTCAACCTGTTCCGGCTGCTGCGTCGATCCGGCCGCCATGTCACCTTCCTGGCCGACAACCGCGCCCGGGTGCCTGGGTACACGGAACGACTGCAGGCGATCGGCATCGAGGTGTTGTACGACCCCTGGCTGGGCGATCCCATCGACTGGCTGCGCCGCCACGGCCCGACGCTGGACGCGGTGATCGTCTGTCGCCACTACATCGCCGCGTCCTGGCTGCACCTGGTGCGCCGCTACGCGCCGCGGGCGCGCTTCGTGTTCGACACCGTCGACCTGCACTACCTGCGCGAGCAGCGCG
It contains:
- a CDS encoding glycosyltransferase; protein product: MTSLAAQTVRWGPDAAALAPGELAWPDLDPPGRTGDWQPLLERLAALPGDRPVLLLRAGVVLPAAAVRRLALSGAAIAAAAGGEAGHSPLPPGTLLPAPLPVAELDRALAWLGRGRTVALAEPALAAALWQAGAATRLLASGWQPGEPLPDGLDCRLVDNALALDPDRDLAGTPAWQHNVVPPPADALDSVRAGWPLTHERQARLPDVPAAPVAGVDPVPVVLHLSHGWGGGTARFITDLARADTSRAHLLLEAHGATTRAQYGEWLELRPAAAPDLLLERFDLAPPIAASVDGHALHAQALAAVRERWPVSALVVSSLIGHALAALECGLPCLVVCHDYYPLWPELHCDFGDPARRFDRAELERDLALAPPTLFGGRDAGRWWALREAFVARLLAARPTLVTPTAQVRDNWLRIEPRLAALQWQVVAHGLAPWSRPVAMPVPDRHDDRPLRVLVPGRISGGKGIALLAPLARSLPDGVELVLVGAGTTGAELLGLSRVHLLCDYPRDELPTLVASLAPDLALLPATVAETFGYLLSELRDLGVPVLATAIGAYRERIDDGVDGLLAEPEAGALARRLAALRDDRTVLDRVRARLAALPSRSAGAMAADYAALLPPAPPASRTGRLPDQLGLARLDQLNRRALEAEATREFLCNRLAEQAAELERRASWGFALDRQVRAQAAVIAQHEASSVNTRLRAEVDQLLADRAVLQARSDELERVHRSRSWRLMGPARRLARLLRTSADRLAYRLLRLRGLLRRARLSLSTRGLGGSLRHIRQRRRGPGAGSSSAWVVPVPVSAIPPARLPTSTQPEVSIVIPVHGKLPYTCACLASLVRHAGLTPFEAIVVDDASPDDSAAVLAQVEGLRLLRNASNLGFVGSCNAGAAAARGRWLLFLNNDTTVTEGWLEALLATFDEFPEAGLVGARLVYPDGRLQESGGLVFADGSGWNYGRFGDPSDPRYAWARATDYCSGAAIVIARALFERLGGFDQRYSPAYYEDTDLAFKVRDAGRDVVVQPAATVVHHEGVTAGTDTGSGIKRHQVVNQATFAERWRDALARQPAPGCDVDDLVRRAPRGRVLVVDATTPEPDQDSGSVRLVNLFRLLRRSGRHVTFLADNRARVPGYTERLQAIGIEVLYDPWLGDPIDWLRRHGPTLDAVIVCRHYIAASWLHLVRRYAPRARFVFDTVDLHYLREQRAAELSGSAELARQAAVTRGQELRLVRAADVTVVVSPAERALLAVDAPGARVEVLSNIHPVHGCRRPWAQRADLWFVGGFQHPPNVDAVSWFVAEVFPAIRQRLPGVRFHVVGSKMPASIRALAGDAVEIHGHVADLDPFLDGCRIAVAPLRYGAGVKGKVNMSMSCGQPVVATPMAVEGMHLADGSEVLVADDAARFADAVVRLYQDESLWDRLSAAGLDNVRRHFSFEAAQAALEQVLER